From Nematostella vectensis chromosome 14, jaNemVect1.1, whole genome shotgun sequence, a single genomic window includes:
- the LOC5504762 gene encoding uncharacterized protein LOC5504762 — protein sequence MEDFNETVVPPRTHPVAPSELTLYNVSKRRKEKTMEVLSEKTMTVRSICGYSLSKYKLKIEIDQIEKERRQSLHRLKEDKHMFKMSVKLPSKYGQEYWSQHGEKFHANGEPNEAAAVVRIPLPSNKHKTEAAHKSVAKHKKKQATSENEPTTVSDLIAIMRAGSAPSRSMHTKSQGHTGSAPIESIHHCDVIKNVIEATMAGSKRSSDNKLDRLQVLLENYEVFVPKDIRSADTSSGGSVEDFLKLSDAVGEIGFNNLKKSKSLSCADERLLCRQGTSTESITKFELMNGGLHRGITDDIGESFINKPDPKIHGIITSSNDEKKIFWRSPSRRIKRQEKSSQHMHHASEAQLEPRPHAHLLDTRLNSAVEKGYSSAEYIKTYDIDVFLSTEELPPEVIARVNTPYEKTASWESLEARKSRHSPHDAESEIHSHFVCNGRSAIDSDGTGNTQGSHGESNKTVHGSHKRNLRSISRHGQRSINSRARLKLSTVQPVLAQMPKRDAKKEEKRKSDGGSRRRPAPDKPDTHPVTSMMVKGTAFQQDVKDQHEKETRAKMDKFFARLDVNKAERPRVRSRARTATFASRATEANRKPVGDKHKREKSYHRATPWPVEVWG from the exons ATGGAAGATTTTAACGAGACAGTCGTGCCGCCGCGGACACATCCCGTGGCGCCTAGCGAACTAACTCTGTACAATGTCTCTAAGAGGCGGAAAGAGAAAACTATGGAGGTCTTGTCCGAAAAAACCATGACCGTCCGATCAATCTGCGGGTACTCACTATCCAAGTACAAGTTAAAAATCGAGATCGATCAGATCGAGAAGGAGAGAAGGCAGTCGCTGCACAG GCTAAAAGAAGACAAACACATGTTCAAGATGTCGGTAAAGCTACCGTCCAAATACGGCCAGGAGTACTGGAGTCAGCACGGGGAGAAATTCCACGCGAATGGCGAACCTAACGAGGCAGCAGCGGTAGTGCGTATACCACTCCCatcaaacaaacacaaaacgGAGG CTGCTCACAAGTCAGTCGCAAAACACAAAAAGAAGCAAGCGACATCGGAAAACGAGCCAACAACAGTGTCCGACCTGATTGCTATCATGCGCGCGGGCTCAGCACCTTCCCGGAGCATGCACACTAAAAGCCAAGGACATACAGGGTCTGCACCAATAGAAAGCATTCatcattgtgacgtcatcaaaaacGTCATCGAAGCTACAATGGCAGGTAGCAAAAGGTCGAGCGACAATAAACTTGACAGGCTTCAAGTGCTGTTGGAAAACTACGAAGTGTTTGTACCGAAAGATATCCGAAGTGCGGACACCTCGTCGGGAGGCTCCGTGGAAGATTTTTTGAAGCTTAGTGACGCCGTCGGAGAGATTGGTTTCAATAACCTGAAGAAGAGTAAATCGTTGTCTTGTGCGGATGAGAGATTACTTTGTCGTCAAGGGACCTCAACGGAGTCCATAACGAAATTTGAGCTCATGAATGGTGGTCTGCATAGAGGGATAACCGATGACATTGGGGAATCATTCATAAATAAGCCCGACCCAAAGATACACGGGATTATCACAAGCTCGAACGACGAGAAAAAGATTTTCTGGAGATCACCTTCGAGGCGGATCAAAAGACAGGAAAAATCAAGTCAGCATATGCACCATGCgagtgaggctcagttagaaCCCAGGCCCCACGCACATCTTCTTGACACACGGCTTAATTCGGCTGTTGAGAAGGGGTATTCTAGTGCGGAATATATTAAAACGTACGATATTGATGTGTTTCTGAGTACGGAGGAGCTACCCCCAGAGGTGATTGCAAGGGTCAATACTCCTTATGAAAAGACGGCATCGTGGGAATCTCTAGAGGCGAGGAAATCGAGACACTCTCCTCATGATGCTGAATCCGAGATCCATTCACATTTTGTGTGCAATGGTAGAAGCGCAATTGACTCTGATGGGACTGGTAACACCCAGGGTTCACATGGTGAGTCCAACAAGACAGTTCATGGCAGCCATAAACGGAACCTGCGAAGCATATCAAGGCACGGTCAGCGGTCGATAAACAGCAGAGCACGCCTGAAACTTTCTACTGTACAGCCCGTGCTAGCTCAAATGCCAAAAAGAGATGctaaaaaagaagagaaaagaaaatctGACGGGGGCAGCAGGAGACGACCAGCCCCAGACAAACCGGACACTCACCCTGTCACAAGTATGATGGTGAAAGGAACTGCTTTCCAGCAAGACGTCAAG GACCAACACGAAAAGGAAACTCGCGCCAAAATGGATAAGTTTTTCGCGCGTCTTGACGTCAACAAAGCAGAGCGACCCCGCGTCAGAAGCCGTGCTCGCACCGCCACCTTCGCTTCGCGCGCCACTGAAGCAAACAGGAAGCCCGTCGGCGATAAACACAAGCGAGAGAAAAGCTATCATCGCGCGACCCCATGGCCGGTGGAAGTCTGGGGATGA
- the LOC5504756 gene encoding probable U3 small nucleolar RNA-associated protein 11: protein MSAFAKAKKSYQKNHKERGQLKNRHHLGLLEKHKDYVLRARDYHKKKEKLKNLREKALNKNPDEFYFKMISTKTKDGVHHVKQGKQHTADQLKLMKAQDLNYVNSKKTAEAKKIERLQASLHLLESSDGGPPNQHIVFVDNKKEAKAFDPATHFGTLPELMNRTYNRPSIDTLKTSQVTAPVDEQSLKKIERQRNRQYEELKQRIERKEKMQTLTEKLQLEKHLMGKGPRVKVKDATDDQPAVYRWKKKRRK, encoded by the exons aTGTCTGCGTTCGCCAAAGCAAAGAAATCTTATCAGAAGAACCACAAAGAACGTGGACAG TTGAAAAACAGACATCACTTGGGTTTGCTGGAAAAACACAAGGACTATGTATTGCGAGCCAG AGATTATCACAAGAAGAAGGAAAAGCTAAAAAATCTTAGAGAGAAAGCTCTCAACAAGAATCCAGATGAGTTTTACTTTAAGATGATCAGCACTAAAACAAAG GATGGTGTACATCATGTTAAACAAGGCAAGCAGCACACCGCTGACCAGCTCAAGCTAATGAAGGCTCAGGATCTCAATTATGTCAACTCAAAGAAGACAGCTGAAGCCAAG AAAATTGAAAGACTACAAGCCAGCCTACATCTTCTGGAGTCCTCGGACGGTGGCCCTCCAAACCAACATATTGTGTTTGTggacaataaaaaagaag cCAAGGCATTTGACCCTGCCACTCATTTTGGCACCCTACCAGAGCTAATGAACAGGACTTACAATAGACCAAGCATAGACACACTCAAAACGAGTCAGGTTACAGCCCCTGTCGATGAACAGTCTCTTAAG AAAATTGAGAGACAAAGGAATCGTCAGTATGAGGAACTCAAGCAAAGGATAGAGAGAAAAGAGAAGATGCAGACCCTTACGGAGAAACTGCAACTTGAAAAGCATCTGATG GGTAAAGGCCCCAGAGTAAAAGTCAAGGATGCAACCGATGACCAGCCAGCAGTCTACAGATGGAAGAAGAAGCGCAGAAAGTAG